The Manis javanica isolate MJ-LG chromosome 14, MJ_LKY, whole genome shotgun sequence genomic interval CAAAGAGCGAAAAATCCCCTTAATCATAGTCAGCAGGTGCAACCCCTGGCTCCGGCGGGTAGAAGTCATGTAACTGAGGTGAGTGAAACAGTAGGGCGCCATCTCTACATATAGCTCGCACccagttattttgttttgaaaacacaaataaaacattCAAACAAAAATTCTGTGGGCCTACCGAGATGAAACCTCCGATCATGCTGTTTCCAAATCCTCTTTAACATGTTCTAGGTACACACTGGGGAGCTGCTCTAAGTTTTCGTGCGTCCATTCATCATGCAGATCGGCCTGGGACCCACAGGCTTTCATATACTAGGTCTCGGCCAAGAGGACTCATCTCCAGTGTCCAAcattctttcccttcttctcttcaGTATGAGTTTTTTAGGGCTGCACTAACtaagtaccacaaactgagtggcctAGTCGGCAGAACGgactgtctcacagttctggaggctaatgTCCGGAATCGAGGTGTGTGGtggggctggttccttctgagggcgtGAGGTAGGGATCTGTCCCAAGCCCCTCCTTGCCTCATAGAGGCTGTCTTCCCCCTGTGGCTCTCCACACGGTCGTCTCTCTACCTGTGTCTCAGGGtctaaatttctctttttcattaacACTTGTTAATGAACTCAAAGCAGATATTATCAAGAAAAAGCTGTCCTCTTATTTCGGGAATGGAAATCAGAAGAGACCAGAAGATGCTCTCATGTTCTCACCACGGGGAGGGCAGACGCACAGAGCTCCGCAGGCTCGTGAAGTGAGGTGAGAAAGTGCACGCGGGACTCGTGGAGATGGCACTGAAGGCTCCTGTCCCTGAGAACACGCTGCCTTCCCCCTCTGAAGACAGGAGACCTTTCCCAtacccttcccaccccttcccaCCTTCCTGCTTCTCACCCGCTGGACCACCTCGGCTGAGACCACACTGAAGGGGGCCGTGGTCTCATAACTTGAGGGTTTGGAATACAGGCCTCTTCATCAACACTCAGAGctcctcctccctttctcctcctttcccagGGCACCGGTGACCGTCAGGACGCAGGAAGTACACAAAGCCAAGTCCCAGGTGCCTCGATTCCATCACACTGGCCTCAAGGACCCAACGACAAACAAAGGGAAGTCAATACCTCCAAACGACAGAACGTCCCCTTTCACAGGAGAGAAACCACAAGCCCAGGAGACAGATTCTATAAACCCACCAACGGGCAAAGACCCCAGCCAGGGCGTCTCTGTCCTGTGTCAGGACCAGGTCTCCGCCAACACCCCAGACCAAGGCCCCAGCTGCCGCCCAAGAGGTGAAAGCAGAGCGGGACATGCTGCTGAGTCCCGATCAAACGACACCGACCTAAAGCCAGACCTGAGCCCCGCAGAATGTGCTGGAAACTTCAATGGCGACTCTACGAGGTCAACCTACTTAGAGTTGTTTGAAAAGGCCAAAAATGCCCATTACCTCCGGCACAGGGTCCCCCCCGAGTCAGAGAGATTGCTTAGCATCGGGGAGATATTCGGGCACGAGGAATCCCTGCAGCCCCGCGCAGGAGCGGAGTGTGAGAACAGGGTGGCCTCCTAAGCTCTCCTCTCTAGCCACCTGCTCTGACCTCACAGTAACATACATCCTGATCACTAAAGAAATGTCTTCCTCAACTGACTGCGGTGCGCAATACAGATACATACACATTATATGGCAATTTATTTTAAACCCTtaggctttttttctcccttttacagGATTATAATCTTTCATTGAATAAGCAATGCTAGCATATGGAAAACGATATGAGAGATGAACCTTCTGAATGCTTTTTAATCGACGCACACATGTTGCCAATATCATCAAACAGAAGAACGTGTCGTCATGACTAGACTTTACCCGAAAGGAGAAAGATTAAGGGTCCCGCTCACATATGCCACCCTTTCCTTATAGGAGATGCTTAGGGCGCCACCTGCTGACATAACGGCAGAACTCTTCTGCCTGTTTTAATTTCATAGAAAAAGGTTAGAATAGGAACTCAAGTGAAAATATGTACTGTAATATGGTCTATAAATAAAGCCTGCTCTCCTGCCACAGCTCTGTGCTTATTTTTGAAGTCTTTCCTTTATGCCTTCATTTCCGGGTAGCTCCATggtaagagtctcatgctctccTGACTGAGCCAGCCAGGCACTAGACGGTTCCATTCTAGTTTCTCATTCCCACTAGCAACGTGCTCCTATCAAACTTTGGGGATCCTAATAAGAGTAATGAACAATTTATAAGAGATGTGCTCCTAACATTTTCTCCCAAGAAGCAAAGCAAGGGGTGAAAGCAGTCCAGGGGGTGACAAAATTGATTCATGAGTCCTTAATTAATTTACACTTAAATAATGCTTGATTTATGACTGAGCTCATAGGACTAGGGACCCACAGTTCAGAGAACTCTCTGTGCAAACTGCCCAAGCAGTTTATTATAGgttctttttccttgttcttcTACTTCAATCCTGTCTGTCTCCATTACACCCTCCAAGGATGAGTTCTCCAAATGATATACCCCACTTCTAAATGGGTTCCTTCTGCATGCTAGCCGTAACTGGAGGGCAGGGCCAGCACCCCAGCGGCAGGGAGCTCGGCCTCAGCTTGCCCTCTCTTCCACATGATCAACCCCCCTTCCCCCTCCAAGGACACCTCGGACCTGTGAACTTGAGAAATTAATATTCTGCACATTCCTTGTTAGAGTGCACatatctttgtttttctgattaacCCGATCTGCCTGTACTTTCAACTCCAATATTTTTTGCATTCCATTTCAAGTGATATCTCATGCATTACCACAAAATTGTGGGTTTACAAATCTTCTAACCCATAGATCTTTTATGGTTATCATTTGGTCTAATACATTTTCCTTCTTAAAGACAATGGATGCAATACTTTTATTGGTACAATTCAATACAATCAAGGGAAATCTGCCTTGGGGGGCCTCACCCGGCCTAACTCCTTAAATTCTAAAGAACGGTTTAAATCCCTAATTTTCACAAGCCTCTAGGATGGCTTGCACCCAGTCAGCTTAAAGTTAGACATTCATACCAGGGGGTCTCACCTGGGCATAAATGTTCTTCCCAAAGACATCCCAACGTTTTCTGTCGTCATGACCCAGATGTGGAGGTTAAAAGACCCAAGCTATATGCCATTGCATTAAATCGTCACAAAACCCTCTGACATAGGAAATCAGTGAGATAATTGCCCTtgttttacagaaaggaaaactgaagcccacacTCGGCACAATAGCTCTCTGCGTACCAGAACATGCACGGGAACggagcccagcccctgccagccTCTCTCTTAGAGAAGGGGCGCCAGGCAACATCCAGGGGCTTGTGCCCAGTTGTGAGATACTTTCCAGCCCTATACATGAAACTCGTTAACAATACAATTAAAAGAGATggtaaaaaggaaaaagtcaTACTTAAATTTTGAGGGAACAtgacattttttattacattcatgcattcattaagAGATGCATTGAGGGAAGACGGTGTCTTTTCCATCGACTCCCTCAGGAGCAATAGGGGGCTCTCAGTGTTCCCTGAACCCGTCCAATGGGGAGGGAGTCCCCTTCCCTCCCGGAGGCATCTGCAGATCTGACTCAGCCTCTCACCCAGGGCCCCAAGGCTCTGGGGGCCGCTAAGGGGGACTGAATGTCCCCACAACCCTCAGTGATGGGCAAGTTGCTTCCGGCAACACGGGGGTTCCAGCCCCTCTGAGGGGGAGGCAGCCTCCTCGGAGGGGGCGTGCTCTGCTCCCacagccagggcccagggcagctgAGGACGCCTGGCTCCAGGCCCACAGAGGTGAACAGCCCCACAGGACCATGGACAGCCAGTGGGGCAGGGACTGCTGCCAAAATCAGGGCAGGCGGAGATGTGTAAACCATTACATATGAACCTCActcctccctcagccccagggGGGTTGGGGGGCATGTCACCCGGAGGGCAGAAGGCCAGAGAGAAGGGAGGCTGGGCCTTGCTCTTCGGCCTGAAGCAAGGTGCGGGAGACCAGAAGttcggtgggggtggggggctgactTTCAACAGCAACTGAGTAATAGTACCTAGTGTGGTGGGAAGAATATCTACCAGAAGCAAGACGTTTAAACAACCCAGAAGTTACTGGATCCAATGGAGGGCATAGTAAGCAAAGCTGGCAGCAGTTCTGGGGAGAGCAAAGATACCTGCACCATGCTTACCCCTCACCAGGGCGAGGTTTCCCCATCTGATCTCTATGGAGAGGCATTGTGCCGAGATGCACTCGCCGTAAGGAACACAGGCATTTAGGACACGGTCCTCATCGCCAGTGGGCTTGGGTGTGGCCCACTTGAGGTTCAGAGCGGAGAAGGCTTTACTTAGTTAGATGCACTAGGAACTGTGCCCCGATTTTCCCATCTTCCCACCACTGTTTTGAAGATGTTGCTGCTCCATGTCGTCAAAGGAGGCATGGATCAATTAGAAACTATAAATGAAACTTAACGTAATTAGTTTGCTTATTTTGAACGGTTCGAATTTAATTCCATTAAAGTGGCACCATGACCCTAGGCAATGAAAAAAACCTTCCTGGTAAAAAGAagacacatgtacacatacatacaaagacTCCAGATATGCTGAACCAACGGTGCTTGGAATCAAACCCGAGACTAGCACAGACCCTCTCGTCCCAAAGGCAGtgttaacaaaatatttcaaaggggtgggataaacagaaaaatgtgtGCAAGCTGTCTAGAAAGATGTTTAATTAGGCAATTCACTACCTTGGGAATTTTCTAACACTCTTGCCCAGGACTATTTGTTCCTATAGACTATTTGTTCACAGACCCAGGAAATGGGAAACCTTTTACCAGGAAGGTTTCTTTCATTGCCTAGGGTCGTGGTGCAACTTTAATGGAATTAAACTCGAACGGTTCAAAATAAGCAAAGGGCATAGGCACTATGATCAAAAGCCGAGAACCGAAGTTAGAACTGCCCCAACGAGTAACTGACGCATCCCACGGCAGCAGAGAAGCCGCTGGAAGAGGGCATGGCTTACAGACCCATCACTGAGTCCTCAGCCTATTTCCCGTGAGCTTAAGCTCCAGCAAATAGATACTATAAGCAGAACACTGATTCCAAcagttatttt includes:
- the CCDC190 gene encoding coiled-coil domain-containing protein 190 isoform X1; the protein is MEKPTAGASLYKCFDWERKNAKQAEARLGQRLQRLEAVHLQRAKLLAREQKQLQEDLTRLQQADIIKKKLSSYFGNGNQKRPEDALMFSPRGGQTHRAPQAREVRAPVTVRTQEVHKAKSQVPRFHHTGLKDPTTNKGKSIPPNDRTSPFTGEKPQAQETDSINPPTGKDPSQGVSVLCQDQVSANTPDQGPSCRPRGESRAGHAAESRSNDTDLKPDLSPAECAGNFNGDSTRSTYLELFEKAKNAHYLRHRVPPESERLLSIGEIFGHEESLQPRAGAECENRVAS
- the CCDC190 gene encoding coiled-coil domain-containing protein 190 isoform X2: MEKPTAGASLYKCFDWERKNAKQAEARLGQRLQRLEAVHLQRAKLLAREQKQLQEDLTRLQQDIIKKKLSSYFGNGNQKRPEDALMFSPRGGQTHRAPQAREVRAPVTVRTQEVHKAKSQVPRFHHTGLKDPTTNKGKSIPPNDRTSPFTGEKPQAQETDSINPPTGKDPSQGVSVLCQDQVSANTPDQGPSCRPRGESRAGHAAESRSNDTDLKPDLSPAECAGNFNGDSTRSTYLELFEKAKNAHYLRHRVPPESERLLSIGEIFGHEESLQPRAGAECENRVAS